From the genome of Bifidobacterium asteroides, one region includes:
- a CDS encoding type 1 glutamine amidotransferase, translated as MAKPRVLVLQHVDWEKPGCILDNLQECGLDTEITNIVDEKKPELPRSRELAGLVIMGGPMSADDYEHHPGLKAETKLAKAAMAANKPILGICLGHQILARALGSTLMRNQDPEYGMGPIRWVGQDDDVAMWSKNTDVLHWHADQVTLPPGAKLLARSQATKVQAFRLGSALGLQFHLEVTAPIFEEWMQVPSMVGTMKKSKIAKMRDDFMKGLPQMQPLADAIFSAFAAKCSTQAAQLAAA; from the coding sequence ATGGCGAAACCTAGGGTGCTGGTGCTTCAGCATGTGGATTGGGAAAAGCCGGGTTGCATTCTCGACAATCTTCAGGAGTGCGGGCTGGACACCGAGATCACCAATATCGTGGACGAGAAAAAGCCCGAGCTGCCGCGCTCGCGCGAGTTGGCAGGACTGGTTATCATGGGCGGGCCCATGTCGGCTGACGATTATGAGCATCACCCCGGACTCAAGGCGGAGACCAAGCTTGCCAAGGCGGCGATGGCTGCCAACAAGCCCATTCTGGGGATTTGCCTGGGTCATCAGATTCTGGCGCGGGCCCTGGGAAGCACCCTGATGAGGAACCAGGATCCGGAATACGGTATGGGCCCGATCCGCTGGGTGGGGCAGGACGACGACGTGGCCATGTGGAGCAAGAACACTGATGTGCTGCACTGGCATGCCGACCAGGTCACCCTGCCGCCGGGTGCCAAGCTCCTGGCCCGCTCCCAGGCAACCAAGGTTCAGGCTTTTCGGCTCGGATCAGCCTTGGGCCTGCAATTCCATCTGGAGGTGACGGCGCCCATCTTCGAGGAGTGGATGCAGGTGCCGAGCATGGTCGGCACGATGAAGAAGTCCAAGATCGCTAAAATGCGTGACGATTTTATGAAAGGGTTGCCACAGATGCAACCCTTGGCCGACGCAATCTTCTCTGCCTTTGCGGCCAAGTGCTCGACCCAGGCCGCTCAGCTGGCTGCCGCCTGA
- a CDS encoding ABC-F family ATP-binding cassette domain-containing protein has product MPIYDLGLEHVALSFATKTIFTSVTQGIFEGDRIGIVGRNGDGKSTLLHLLKGTQEPDQGRVTMRNGLTFGMLDQRDPLKDEDTVRRAALEDRQDYEWAADPRSREIVESLLGGMELEAKVGTLSGGQRRRVDLARLLLPDWDILALDEPTNHLDLLTIHWLAEHLKNRWAKNSGALLLVTHDRWFLDEVCTSMWEVHDGTIDPFEGGYSAYMLQRVERERRADLAETKRRNLARKELAWLTRGARARSTKQKFHVKAARELIADVPPMRNSLELKRMATSRLGKQVVDLVDVTKIYPEADSDIEGGKDDRVPSPHAQRPLMGSVTVAADPGKDRPGTAAADTLTISGHKVLDDVTWLIGPGDRFGIVGANGAGKSTLLGLIDGSVAPTAGHVKVGKTVRFAVLTQRLDELEKLDRYRIKEVLSRYKPTYLVEGKEVSPSQLMERLGFESSQLMTRIGDLSGGQKRRMQLLLILLDEPNVLVMDEPGNDLDTDMLAVMEDMLDSWPGTLIVVSHDRYLLERVTDQQFALINGKVVHLPGGVQDYLDMVESADREAADAPGRTSAKEAEDPDQAKAERVARRNLSKQASAIERKLAKLADRRKDLERQMAEHDPGDYQGLNELNSKLKDLTGQSDQLEKEWLTIGEELE; this is encoded by the coding sequence ATGCCCATCTATGATCTCGGTCTGGAACACGTCGCCCTGTCCTTTGCCACAAAAACCATCTTCACGAGTGTGACCCAAGGCATCTTCGAGGGGGACCGGATCGGCATCGTGGGCCGAAACGGCGACGGGAAGTCCACCCTGCTGCACCTTCTGAAGGGCACCCAGGAACCCGATCAGGGACGGGTGACCATGCGCAATGGTCTCACCTTCGGCATGCTGGACCAGCGCGATCCCCTGAAGGACGAGGACACGGTCCGCAGGGCGGCCTTGGAGGATCGGCAAGACTACGAGTGGGCTGCCGATCCCAGATCGCGCGAAATCGTCGAATCCCTTCTGGGCGGCATGGAGCTGGAAGCCAAGGTAGGCACATTGTCCGGCGGTCAGCGCCGCAGGGTGGACTTGGCCCGGCTGCTGCTTCCGGATTGGGACATCCTGGCCCTGGATGAGCCGACCAATCATCTGGACCTGCTCACCATCCACTGGCTGGCCGAGCATCTGAAGAACCGCTGGGCCAAGAATTCCGGAGCCCTCCTGCTGGTCACCCACGACCGCTGGTTCCTGGACGAGGTCTGCACCTCCATGTGGGAGGTGCACGACGGAACCATCGACCCCTTCGAGGGCGGCTACAGCGCCTACATGCTTCAACGGGTGGAACGCGAACGCCGGGCTGATCTGGCCGAGACCAAGCGCCGCAACCTGGCCCGCAAGGAACTGGCCTGGCTGACCCGGGGCGCCCGGGCCCGTTCGACCAAGCAGAAGTTCCACGTCAAGGCCGCCCGGGAGCTGATTGCCGACGTGCCGCCCATGCGCAACAGCCTGGAACTCAAGCGGATGGCCACCTCCCGCTTGGGCAAACAGGTGGTGGACCTGGTCGACGTGACCAAGATCTATCCAGAGGCCGACTCCGATATCGAAGGAGGCAAGGATGACAGGGTCCCCTCCCCTCATGCCCAGCGCCCTCTGATGGGATCAGTGACCGTGGCCGCCGATCCCGGCAAGGACCGCCCGGGCACCGCAGCGGCCGACACCCTCACCATCAGCGGTCACAAGGTCCTGGACGACGTGACCTGGCTGATCGGCCCCGGCGACCGGTTCGGCATCGTAGGCGCCAACGGAGCCGGCAAGTCCACTCTGCTGGGTCTGATTGACGGCAGCGTGGCTCCCACGGCAGGGCACGTCAAGGTAGGCAAGACTGTCCGCTTTGCAGTGCTGACCCAACGTCTGGACGAACTGGAGAAACTGGACCGCTATCGGATCAAGGAGGTCCTCAGCCGCTACAAGCCCACCTATCTGGTGGAGGGCAAGGAGGTGTCACCCAGCCAATTGATGGAGCGCTTGGGCTTTGAAAGCTCCCAGCTGATGACCAGGATCGGCGACCTGTCTGGCGGGCAGAAGCGCCGCATGCAGCTCCTGCTCATCCTGCTGGACGAGCCCAACGTGCTGGTCATGGACGAGCCTGGCAACGATCTGGATACCGACATGCTGGCCGTCATGGAAGACATGCTGGACTCATGGCCGGGCACCCTGATCGTGGTCTCCCACGACCGCTACCTGCTGGAGCGAGTGACCGACCAGCAGTTTGCGCTGATCAACGGCAAGGTGGTTCACCTGCCCGGCGGCGTCCAGGACTACCTGGATATGGTTGAGTCGGCCGATCGGGAAGCTGCGGATGCACCGGGCCGGACATCGGCCAAGGAGGCCGAGGATCCCGATCAGGCCAAGGCCGAACGTGTCGCCAGACGAAATCTGAGCAAGCAGGCCTCTGCCATCGAACGCAAGCTGGCCAAGCTGGCCGATCGGCGCAAGGACCTTGAACGGCAGATGGCTGAACACGACCCCGGCGACTACCAGGGCCTCAACGAACTCAACAGCAAACTCAAGGATCTGACCGGGCAGTCGGACCAGCTTGAGAAGGAGTGGCTGACCATCGGGGAAGAGCTGGAGTAG